A region from the Corylus avellana chromosome ca7, CavTom2PMs-1.0 genome encodes:
- the LOC132187194 gene encoding glutathione transferase GST 23-like, translated as MAEEVKLFRNWSSPFALRVVWALQLKGVPYDTIYEDLSEKSPLLLHYNPIHKKVPVLVHNGKPLAESLVILEYIEETWKQTPLFPEDPYERSTARFWARFGDDQLLHSVFNVFIKQGKEQEEAIARAQGNLKYLEEELRGKKFFSGEKIGFLDLAFGWVANLVSVLEEIEGLTLIEHEKYPLLLAWIQNFIDAPIIKESWPPRDKLITKYRARIEFYSSKEAAKK; from the exons ATGGCAGAAGAAGTGAAGCTTTTTAGGAACTGGTCAAGTCCATTTGCTTTAAGGGTCGTTTGGGCGCTTCAACTAAAGGGCGTTCCATATGATACCATATATGAAGATCTCTCCGAGAAGAGCCCTTTGCTTCTCCACTATAATCCCATCCATAAGAAGGTTCCGGTGCTTGTGCATAATGGAAAACCATTAGCAGAGTCGCTTGTAATTCTTGAATATATTGAGGAGACCTGGAAGCAGACTCCCTTATTTCCTGAAGATCCTTATGAACGATCCACCGCACGCTTCTGGGCAAGATTTGGAGATGATCAG CTTTTGCATTCCGTATTCAATGTTTTTATCAAGCAAGGGAAAGAGCAAGAGGAAGCAATCGCCAGAGCCCAGGGGAACTTGAAATATTTGGAAGAAGAGCTGAGAGGGAAGAAGTTCTTCAGTGGAGAGAAAATTGGATTTTTAGATCTTGCATTTGGTTGGGTTGCTAATTTGGTTAGTGTACTTGAGGAGATAGAGGGCTTGACATTGATAGAACATGAAAAGTATCCATTGTTGTTAGCATGGATTCAGAACTTCATTGATGCTCCAATAATCAAAGAAAGCTGGCCACCTCGAGACAAGCTGATCACCAAATACCGTGCTCGTATTGAATTCTACAGTTCAAAAGAGGCCGCAAAGAAATGA
- the LOC132186649 gene encoding glutathione transferase GST 23-like: protein MFKYKPEFVNFQKVETAYSSSQGVLAMVVPSIWNAFIKQGKEQEEAMVTAQGNLKYLEEELRGKKFFGGEKIGFVDLAFGWLANLVGVLEELKGLTLIEHEKHPLLLAWIQNFMDAPIIKENWPPRDKLITKFHALLEA from the exons ATGTTCAAATATAAACCtgaatttgttaattttcaaaaaGTTGAAACTGCTTACTCTTCCAGCCAAGGAGTTCTGGCAATG GTTGTGCCTTCCATATGGAATGCTTTTATCAAGCAAGGGAAGGAGCAAGAGGAAGCAATGGTCACAGCCCAGGGGAACTTGAAATATTTGGAAGAAGAACTGAGAGGGAAGAAGTTCTTCGGTGGAGAGAAAATTGGATTTGTAGATCTTGCATTTGGTTGGCTTGCTAATTTGGTCGGTGTGTTAGAGGAGTTAAAGGGCTTGACATTGATAGAACATGAAAAGCATCCATTGTTGTTAGCATGGATTCAGAATTTCATGGATGCCccaataatcaaagaaaactGGCCACCTCGAGACAAACTGATCACCAAATTCCATGCTCTTCTTGAAGCCTAG
- the LOC132186648 gene encoding uncharacterized protein LOC132186648 — MSKFKTIDSFFKRKEADISKSNTPLDLNAETSNPDECHLKSSRVEDEEHPCGESLIAETQEAHFKLSTLNVDEVDASFIERDPGLRPPIWDYPVNQRDEIRRAYLQHGPYQPILRKEQYPLSGPEKHPRRFQASWFTQFSTWLEYSRSTDAAYCLPCYLFSMKALGRPGWDVFTIKGFRSWKKVHDEKNCAFLTHIGEDPCSPHNNAVKYCEDLQNQAQHIDKVLNAQSTEQILNNRLRVKTSIDVARWLTFQGCPLRGHDETPASKNREFAKYTSHTIQKEILHVIASKVRNKIREDIGDSKFCIIVDEARDESKREQMAIVLRFVDKDGFIQERFFDIVHVKDTSALTLKNGIFDVLSRHCLDIQNICGQGYDGASNMRGEWKGLQALFLNDCPCAYYIHCFAHRLQLALVAASREVDSVHVFFTNLNFIINVASASCKRHDLLQVVHAIHIAHMQAISELETGKGANQIGTLKRAGDSRWGSHFNSICSIIRMFDATCTMLEDVQREGGTYSQRGDAKAAYKMLTSFEFIFILHLMKELMGITDVLCQVLQQKSLDILNAIHSVSIAKKLIQKLRDDGWDNLLKNIVCFCKKSEISIPALSACYIEGRGRNQKDHITVEHHYHFDIFNTAIDFQLQELDSRFSEKAMELLILSSALDPKDAYKSFKIDDICILAEKYYPLDFSEQEKINLRYQLRYFEFDVHTDPTLQNLSSIAELCQGLAKTKKSETYYLIDRLIRLILTLLVSTTTTERAFSAMKIVKTRLRNKMDDDFLANSLVIYIERKIAESFDLDSILDNFVLLKYRKCEQNF, encoded by the exons ATGTCAAAGTTTAAAACTATTGATTCGTTctttaaaaggaaagaagccgACATTTCGAAAAGTAATACACCGTTGGATCTTAATGCCGAAACTTCAAATCCCGATGAGTGTCATCTTAAATCTTcaagggttgaagatgaagaacatcctTGCGGAGAATCTCTAATTGCGGAGACACAAGAGGCTCATTTTAAATTATCCACACTTAATGTTGATGAAGTTGATGCTTCTTTTATAGAACGAGATCCTGGATTACGTCCTCCGATCTGGGACTATCCAGTCAATCAACGGGATGAAATAAGGCGGGCTTATTTGCAACATGGTCCATATCAACCTATTCTTCGAAAGGAACAATATCCACTTTCTGGACCAGAAAAGCACCCTCGTCGCTTTCAAGCTTCTTGGTTCACACAATTTTCAACTTGGCTTGAGTATTCTCGTTCTACGGATGCTGCATATTGTCTACCATGCTATCTTTTTTCTATGAAAGCACTTGGACGTCCTGGATGGGATGTATTTACTATAAAGGGGTTTAGAAGTTGGAAAAAAGTTCATGATGAAAAAAATTGTGCCTTCTTGACTCATATTGGGGAGGATCCTtgttcacctcataataatgctGTGAAATATTGTGAGGATTTGCAAAATCAAGCACAGCATATTGATAAAGTATTGAATGCACAAAGTACCGAACAAATTCTAAATAATCGACTTCGTGTGAAAACTTCTATTGATGTTGCTCGGTGGCTTACATTTCAAGGATGTCCTTTGAGAGGTCATGATGAGACTCCTGCTTCAAAAAATCGAG AATTTGCAAAGTATACTTCACATACAATTCAAAAAGAGATTTTGCATGTTATTGCAAGTAAAGTGCGAAATAAAATTCGTGAAGATATTGGAGACTCtaaattttgcattattgttgatgaagcacgggatgagtctaagagagagcaaatggctattgttttgagatttgttgataaagatggttttatacaagaacgTTTCTTTGATATAGTTCATGTTAAAGACACATCGGCATTGACTCTAAAGAATGGAATATTTGATGTTCTCTCTCGTCATTGccttgatattcaaaatatttgtggacaaggatatgatggtgctagtaacatgcgtggtgaatggaaaggattgcaagcattatttcttaatgattgtCCTTGTGCATACTATATTCATTGTTTTGCTCATCGattacaattagcattagttgctGCGTCTAGAGAGGTGGATTCTGTTCATGtgttcttcacaaatttgaattttattatcaatgTGGCCAGTGCTTCATGTAAACGTCATGATCTACTACAAGTTGTTCATGCAATACATATTGCACATATGCAAGCTATTAGTGAGCTTGAAACTGGAAAAGGGGCTAaccaaattggcactttgaaacgagctggtgattctcgttggggttctcattttaattctatttgtagcATTATAAGGATGTTTGATGCTACTTGTACAATGCTTGAAGATGTTCAAAGAGAAGGAGGTACTTACTCTCAACGAGGAGATGCTAAGGCTGCTTATAAAATGCTTACATCCTTCgagttcatatttattttacatttaatgaaGGAACTCATGGGCATTACTGATGTTCTTTGTCAAGTGTTGCAGCAAAAATCTCTGGACATTTTAAATGCTATTCATTCAGTTTCTATTGCGAAAAAACTTatccaaaagttgagagatGATGGGTGGGATAATTTACTTAAGAACATTGTCTGTTTCTGCAAGAAATCTGAAATTAGCATTCCGGCTTTGAGTGCTTGTTATATTGAAGGTCGAGGTCGTAATCAAAAGGATCACATTACAGTggagcatcattatcattttgacatattcaatacTGCCAtcgactttcaattgcaagagcttgaTAGTAGGTTTAGTGAAAAGGCGATGGAACTTTTGATACTTAGCTCTGCTTTGGATCCAAAAGATGCTTATAAATCTTTCAAAATTGACGATATATGTATCCTTGCGGAGAAATattatcctcttgatttttctgagcaggagaaaattaatttgagatatcagttgaggtattttgaatttgatgtcCACACCGATccgacattacaaaatttgtcttctattgcagaattatgccaaggattggcaaagacaaaaaaatcagagacatactatcttattgatagattgattcgtcTTATTTTGACTCTGCTAGTGTCTACAAcaactaccgaacgagcattttcagcaatgaaaattgttaaaacacgactACGCAACAAAATggatgatgattttcttgcaaatagtttagttatttatattgaaaggaaaattgctgagagtttcgatttagattcgatacttgataattttgtacttctaaaataccgtaaa TGTGaacaaaatttttag
- the LOC132187850 gene encoding probable glutathione S-transferase, producing the protein MAEEVKLFRNWSSPFALRVVWALQLKGVPYDTIYEDLSEKSSLLLHYNPIHKKVPVLVHNEKPLAESLVILEYIEETWKQTPLFPEDPYERSTARFWARFGDDQLLHSVFNVFIKQGKEQEEAIARAQGNLKYLEEELRGKKFFSGEKIGFLDLAFGWVANLVSVFEEIQGLTLIEHEKYPLLLAWIQNFIDAPIIKESWPPRDKLITKYRARIEFYSSKEAAKK; encoded by the exons ATGGCAGAAGAAGTGAAGCTTTTTAGGAACTGGTCAAGTCCATTTGCTTTAAGGGTCGTTTGGGCGCTTCAACTAAAGGGCGTTCCATATGATACCATATATGAAGATCTCTCCGAGAAGAGCTCTTTGCTTCTCCACTATAATCCCATCCATAAGAAGGTTCCGGTGCTTGTGCATAATGAAAAACCATTAGCAGAGTCGCTTGTAATTCTTGAATATATTGAGGAGACCTGGAAGCAGACTCCCTTATTTCCTGAAGATCCTTATGAACGATCCACCGCACGCTTCTGGGCAAGATTTGGAGATGATCAG CTTTTGCATTCCGTATTCAATGTTTTTATCAAGCAAGGGAAAGAGCAAGAGGAAGCAATCGCCAGAGCCCAGGGGAACTTGAAATATTTGGAAGAAGAGCTGAGAGGGAAGAAGTTCTTCAGTGGAGAGAAAATTGGATTTTTAGATCTTGCATTTGGTTGGGTTGCTAATTTGGTTAGTGTATTTGAGGAGATACAGGGCTTGACATTGATAGAACATGAAAAGTATCCATTGTTGTTAGCATGGATTCAGAACTTCATTGATGCTCCAATAATCAAAGAAAGCTGGCCACCTCGAGACAAGCTGATCACCAAATACCGTGCTCGTATTGAATTCTACAGTTCAAAAGAGGCCGCAAAGAAATGA
- the LOC132187324 gene encoding probable glutathione S-transferase → MAEEVKVFRTWSSPFAFRVVWALQFKGVPYENIYEDLSEKSSLLLHYNPIHKKVPVLVHNGKPLAESLVILEYIEETWKQTPLFPEDPYERATARFWARFGDDQVLPSVFGVFIKQGKEREEAIVTAHGNLKYLEEELRGKKFFSGEKIGFLDLAFGWVANLVSVFEEIQGLTLIDHEKYPLLLAWIQNFMDDPIIKESWPPRDKLITKYQALLGSFIPKEAAEK, encoded by the exons ATGGCAGAAGAAGTGAAGGTGTTTAGGACATGGTCAAGTCCGTTTGCTTTCAGGGTCGTTTGGGCGCTCCAATTCAAGGGCGTACCTTACGAGAACATATACGAAGATCTCTCCGAGAAGAGCTCTTTGCTTCTGCACTATAATCCTATCCATAAGAAGGTTCCGGTGCTTGTGCATAATGGAAAACCATTAGCAGAGTCGCTTGTAATTCTTGAATATATTGAGGAGACCTGGAAGCAGACTCCTTTATTTCCTGAAGATCCTTATGAACGAGCCACCGCACGCTTCTGGGCAAGATTTGGAGATGATCAG GTTTTGCCTTCCGTATTCGGTGTTTTTATCAAGCAAGGGAAGGAGCGAGAGGAAGCAATCGTCACAGCCCATGGGAACTTGAAATATCTGGAAGAAGAGCTGAGAGGGAAAAAGTTTTTCAGCGGAGAGAAAATTGGATTTTTAGATCTTGCATTTGGTTGGGTTGCTAATTTGGTTAGTGTATTTGAGGAGATACAGGGCTTGACATTGATAGATCATGAAAAGTATCCATTGTTATTAGCATGGATTCAGAACTTCATGGATGATCCAATAATCAAGGAAAGCTGGCCACCTCGAGACAAACTGATCACCAAATACCAAGCTCTTCTTGGATCCTTCATTCCAAAAGAGGCCGCAGAGAAATGA
- the LOC132186645 gene encoding glutathione transferase GST 23-like: protein MAEEVKLFRTWSTPFALRVVWALQLKGIPYDTIYEDLSSKSSLLLHYNPIHKKVLVLVHNGKPLAESLVILEYIEETWKQTPLLPEDPYERATARFWAKFGDDKVVPSIWNAFIKQGKEQEEAMVTAQGNLKYLEEELRGKKFFGGEKIGFVDLAFGWLANLVGVLEELKGLTLIEHEKHPLLLAWIQNFMDVNSID, encoded by the exons ATGGCAGAAGAAGTGAAGCTTTTTAGGACATGGTCAACTCCATTTGCTTTAAGGGTCGTTTGGGCACTTCAACTAAAGGGCATTCCTTATGATACCATCTATGAAGATCTCTCCAGTAAGAGCTCTTTGCTTCTGCACTATAATCCTATCCATAAGAAGGTTCTTGTGCTTGTGCATAATGGCAAACCATTAGCAGAGTCACTAGTAATTCTTGAATATATTGAGGAGACCTGGAAACAAACTCCCTTATTGCCTGAAGATCCTTATGAACGAGCCACCGCACGCTTCTGGGCAAAATTTGGAGACGATAAG GTTGTGCCTTCCATATGGAATGCTTTTATCAAGCAAGGGAAGGAGCAAGAGGAAGCAATGGTCACAGCCCAGGGGAACTTGAAATATTTGGAAGAAGAACTGAGAGGGAAGAAGTTCTTCGGTGGAGAGAAAATTGGATTTGTAGATCTTGCATTTGGTTGGCTTGCTAATTTGGTCGGTGTGTTAGAGGAGTTAAAGGGCTTGACATTGATAGAACATGAAAAGCATCCATTGTTGTTAGCATGGATTCAGAATTTCATGGAT gtaaataGCAtcgactaa